A window of Chloroflexota bacterium genomic DNA:
TCATCAATGATTATCAGATTGAGTGGGCAAGAGGATACGGGGTGTTGGAAGCAGGAGGGAGTGAACAGGTTACACCAGAGACACTCTTTCAGGTTGCTTCTGTCGCAAAGCCTGTTGTCGCTGTGGCTGCCCTGTACTATGTTGAGCGGGGACTTGTTGATCTGGATAGTGATGTTAATAGCAGCTTGGTTTCCTGGCAGGTACCGGAGAACGAATTCACAGCGGAAGAAAAAGTCACACTGCGCCGTCTCTTGAGCCATAACGCAGGGATGACAGTTGAGGGATTTCGGGGGTATGCTCTTGGTGAGCAGGTGCCCAATCCTCAGCAGATATTGAATGGGGAATGGCCTGCCAACTCACCTTCGATCCGTGTGGACATAGTTCCAGGAACACAACATCGCTACTCGGGTGGTGGGTATATGATTGTGCAGCAGCTTCTGGAAGACGTGACGGGTGAGCCTTTTCCGGACATCATACAGAACTCTGTACTTGAGCCATGGGGAATGACTGCCAGTACGCTTGAATCGCCACTTCCAGAAAGGTTGAGAGCAATCGCTGCATCCGGTCACCGCGCGGATGGGTCACCCATTCCAGGAGGGTGGCATACGTACCCCGAGATGGGGTCAGGAGCAAGCATGTGGTCGACTTCATCTGACTTGGCGCAATTTGGGATAGGAGTGATGCTATCCTATGCAGGAGAATCTGGAGGGGTTCTTTCACATGCTATGGCAATCCAAATGCTGACACCTCAGATAGACGACCGAGGTCTTGGACCAGTATTGGGTGACGACGGTGGCGACCTATTCTTTTTTATGCATCCAGGCGCAAATGATGGATATAAGTCTGTCTTGGTTGTCTACCCGCAAAGAGGGCAGGGTGTTGTTATCTTGACGAACGGAGACAATGGCGACGCTCTCTGGCGTGAGATATTGAACAGCGTCTCCATTGAGTACGGTTGGGTGGGGAAGATAATCGCTGAGAAAAACGTAGCCTGGGTCTGGCTGCTCCTGACAGTGGGCTCTCTGATTGTTTTGATCTGGGACTCGGTGCGTGGCAC
This region includes:
- a CDS encoding serine hydrolase, producing MRVRLVFIVIVFVLSLANCAQSSETSIERRIQNVEDGLLSAYGDPPWERMEIAERMAYYNVPGASITVINDYQIEWARGYGVLEAGGSEQVTPETLFQVASVAKPVVAVAALYYVERGLVDLDSDVNSSLVSWQVPENEFTAEEKVTLRRLLSHNAGMTVEGFRGYALGEQVPNPQQILNGEWPANSPSIRVDIVPGTQHRYSGGGYMIVQQLLEDVTGEPFPDIIQNSVLEPWGMTASTLESPLPERLRAIAASGHRADGSPIPGGWHTYPEMGSGASMWSTSSDLAQFGIGVMLSYAGESGGVLSHAMAIQMLTPQIDDRGLGPVLGDDGGDLFFFMHPGANDGYKSVLVVYPQRGQGVVILTNGDNGDALWREILNSVSIEYGWVGKIIAEKNVAWVWLLLTVGSLIVLIWDSVRGTPVPWGGRLVWTCITAIFGPLGLMAYLLSYRQPMRSAKPQATVTNWQRALAATSYSVAGYAIVWLLGIVYFAYFLPNPEPMHILVVTYIAPLIIGLLAFRPLLVVSRLGERYWVALRRTALTELISVHLAFAGMFPVILFLVERWFPGPPDLRNPLVWFMISLAAIAAALVVYPFNAWMARRRLDCLPVWLLAGEATVEEDNIVLPSLRNAWAALLLSFALFIVSLGLTASNLS